In one Lolium rigidum isolate FL_2022 chromosome 3, APGP_CSIRO_Lrig_0.1, whole genome shotgun sequence genomic region, the following are encoded:
- the LOC124703892 gene encoding uncharacterized protein LOC124703892 — MAAPAAVSSFPSSSSAAHRPQRRLPAAGRGTRTLLPPARTVASSRAPLVVSSPPPTPAPATGQPKVDRSGRFCSPRAARELALMVSYAACLEGADVVRHFDRRVAARREDGYVFNKASLQSYNFMSFCGGPLEVATEEEAQKLMSQNEKDSANEAEVLSAPPRLVYNNFVLRLARDMLVAVASGWDQHVEVINKIIPQHWKDEPVARIIELCILHIAMAEMTSRGTPHKVAINEAVDLAKRFCDGGAPRIINGCLRTYVKDHINSGPSQPAESKA; from the exons ATGGCAGCGCCGGCTGCCGTATCCAgcttcccctcttcttcctccgcagCGCATAGGCCCCAGCGCCGCCTCCCCGCCGCGGGGCGCGGCACGCGGACGCTGCTCCCGCCGGCCCGGACCGTCGCCTCGTCGCGCGCCCCGCTTGTCGTGTCCAGCCCGCCGCCAACGCCCGCGCCCGCGACAGGGCAGCCCAAGGTCGACCGGTCCGGCCGGTTCTGCAGCCCGCGCGCCGCCCGAGAGCTCGCGCT GATGGTTTCCTACGCGGCGTGCCTGGAGGGCGCCGACGTGGTGCGGCACTTCGACCGCAGGGTCGCCGCGAGGAGAG AGGACGGTTATGTTTTCAACAAGGCGAGCTTGCAGAGCTACAATTTCATGAGCTTCTGTGGGGGGCCTCTGGAGGTTGCGACGGAAGAGGAGGCCCAGAAGCTCATGAGCCAGAATGAGAAGGATTCAGCAAACG AAGCAGAAGTTCTTTCAGCTCCTCCGAGGCTGGTGTACAACAATTTTGTGTTACG ATTGGCCCGGGATATGTTGGTGGCAGTTGCCAGTGGATGGGATCAGCATGTTGAAGTCATCAACAAAATAATTCCCCAGCACTGGAAG GATGAACCTGTTGCAAGGATCATTGAACTCTGCATTCTTCATATTGCTATGGCAGAGATGACATCGAGAGGAACACCTCACAAAGTTGCCATTAATGAG GCGGTAGATCTGGCAAAACGGTTCTGTGATGGAGGTGCTCCTCGGATAATCAATGGATGCCTTAGAACATATGTAAAGGATCACATCAACAGTGGCCCTAGTCAGCCAGCTGAATCAAAAGCATGA